One genomic segment of Blastopirellula marina includes these proteins:
- the glsA gene encoding glutaminase A has product MADGPQLPSHYVSTGHLPDEYVVESLVKEAYEQFKSNSEGRNSQVYPALARVRPDLFGICVVSSAGKVYSAGDSDHGFTIMSVSKPFVMALVCECLGPEEVRDKVGVNATGRAFNSLEGIERGDDGRTNPMVNSGAIATTSLVPGDTLEAKWSFIHQGLSRFAGRDLAMNEEVFTCAMETNFRNQSIARMLQSFGRIYMPPMEAIDLYTRQCSLIVTAKDLAVMGATLADGGVNPITRERVVASTVCHYALAVMLTAGLYETSGDWLYEIGLPGKSGIGGGIATVSPGKAGLGTFAPPLDNTGNSVKGQLAAKFLSKRLGMDLLVSQPEA; this is encoded by the coding sequence ATGGCGGACGGGCCTCAACTGCCTTCGCATTATGTTTCTACGGGCCATCTGCCAGATGAGTATGTCGTCGAGTCGCTCGTGAAAGAAGCCTACGAGCAATTCAAAAGCAATTCCGAAGGACGAAACTCGCAGGTCTACCCAGCCCTCGCACGCGTTCGTCCCGATTTGTTTGGTATCTGCGTTGTGAGTTCGGCAGGCAAGGTCTATTCCGCCGGGGATTCAGATCACGGATTCACAATCATGAGTGTTTCCAAGCCGTTCGTCATGGCGCTCGTGTGCGAGTGTCTAGGGCCTGAGGAAGTACGCGATAAGGTCGGTGTAAATGCCACTGGCAGAGCGTTCAATTCGCTCGAAGGAATTGAACGTGGGGATGACGGCCGGACGAATCCGATGGTGAATTCAGGTGCGATTGCAACCACAAGCCTGGTTCCTGGCGACACACTGGAGGCAAAGTGGAGCTTCATTCACCAGGGTTTGTCGCGATTCGCAGGACGCGATCTGGCGATGAATGAAGAAGTTTTCACCTGCGCAATGGAAACGAATTTTCGCAATCAGTCGATAGCACGCATGCTACAAAGCTTCGGGCGTATCTATATGCCACCCATGGAAGCGATTGACCTATATACCAGGCAGTGTTCGTTGATCGTGACCGCGAAGGATTTGGCCGTCATGGGTGCCACGTTGGCAGACGGTGGAGTGAATCCAATCACAAGGGAAAGAGTTGTGGCATCTACGGTATGCCATTACGCTCTCGCGGTCATGTTGACGGCCGGACTATACGAAACTTCCGGCGACTGGCTTTATGAAATTGGGCTACCGGGAAAGAGCGGGATTGGAGGAGGAATTGCCACGGTCTCGCCTGGAAAAGCGGGGCTGGGAACCTTTGCTCCGCCGCTTGATAACACCGGTAACAGTGTCAAGGGACAACTGGCCGCCAAGTTCCTTTCCAAACGATTGGGGATGGATCTGCTCGTTTCCCAACCTGAAGCCTAG
- a CDS encoding SHD1 domain-containing protein — translation MAYVWICVSIVLLFASSSEAREWTARSGDYSLEAELVGFDDYYVVLQRADMEMGIAKIDDLSVQDQKYLASETAEAIHEKNLGGMQTWVTADGQKLVGRIVDFASRDVTVQRRRGRVYVNDRLLNSLPDFYRQLIPQIVSHFDEIDLPDQRAFQNWVLRQRGVARTFQVNGVIFESENGDEYAVPFFVFDEKDHDWLTAGWAEWKISQIDAELQASDDLPREQAFMLQTLAAAHFRNQEIQTQIAKMNLNLSAVRVGLTSAWEVTLYPQPGNPLPPQWVVALGRDSDQAIAAALNQNPGFMVGTVRRVSR, via the coding sequence ATGGCGTATGTGTGGATTTGCGTCTCGATTGTGTTGCTTTTTGCTTCCAGCAGCGAAGCACGTGAGTGGACGGCGCGTTCGGGAGACTATTCTCTAGAGGCAGAACTCGTCGGATTTGACGACTACTATGTCGTGCTTCAGCGCGCCGACATGGAAATGGGGATTGCTAAGATTGATGATCTATCGGTTCAGGATCAAAAGTATCTAGCTTCAGAAACCGCCGAAGCGATCCACGAAAAGAACCTGGGTGGAATGCAAACCTGGGTAACCGCAGACGGCCAGAAACTGGTGGGGCGAATCGTCGATTTCGCCAGTCGGGATGTCACGGTCCAACGACGACGCGGCAGGGTCTACGTTAACGATCGACTGCTTAATAGCTTGCCCGATTTCTATCGCCAACTAATCCCTCAGATCGTTTCGCATTTCGACGAAATCGATCTACCCGATCAACGTGCATTCCAAAACTGGGTGCTTCGCCAACGGGGTGTTGCCCGAACGTTCCAAGTGAATGGAGTGATCTTTGAATCGGAAAATGGCGATGAATATGCCGTTCCATTCTTTGTTTTTGACGAGAAGGATCACGATTGGCTAACTGCCGGCTGGGCCGAATGGAAGATTAGCCAGATCGACGCCGAGCTACAAGCCAGCGATGATTTGCCGCGTGAGCAAGCTTTTATGCTGCAGACGCTGGCTGCGGCACACTTTCGTAATCAAGAGATCCAGACGCAGATCGCCAAGATGAATCTGAATCTTTCTGCGGTACGAGTTGGTCTGACTTCGGCCTGGGAAGTGACTCTATATCCACAACCAGGCAACCCTCTACCGCCGCAATGGGTAGTAGCCTTAGGGCGTGACAGTGACCAGGCAATTGCCGCTGCCCTGAATCAAAACCCTGGCTTTATGGTCGGTACGGTTCGCAGGGTCAGTCGTTGA
- a CDS encoding transglutaminase N-terminal domain-containing protein, which translates to MSSSTNMQRKRIIHSTVYHYSEPVTFHQHRILMRPREGHDLRIINTKLEIEPAANVRWLRDIEGNSVAIVTFEEKADRLKVLAEIDVDVSDDNPIECLIDPRARSYPFQYSPDEQVELVPYRLPSYPYDGLALHDWLRELYQPGQIVDTFQLLCQLNTRIFESLTYMSRDTMGVQLPHQTLALGSGSCRDYAVLMMEAVRYWGFASRFVTGYIQMEAGQHGATHAWTEVYLPGSGWRGFDPTNNKLASAEHISVAVAREQEKAAPLSGSWEGPSHAYQGIEVSVQVVAV; encoded by the coding sequence TTGAGTAGTTCAACCAATATGCAACGGAAACGCATTATTCACTCGACTGTCTATCACTACAGCGAACCGGTCACATTTCACCAGCATCGAATTCTAATGCGCCCCCGCGAGGGACACGACTTACGGATCATCAACACGAAACTCGAGATTGAACCAGCGGCTAATGTGCGCTGGCTAAGGGATATCGAGGGGAATTCGGTAGCCATTGTCACCTTTGAAGAGAAGGCCGATCGCTTGAAGGTTTTGGCCGAAATTGACGTGGACGTCTCGGACGACAATCCGATTGAATGTTTGATCGATCCTCGTGCCCGGTCCTACCCGTTTCAATACTCACCAGACGAACAGGTTGAACTCGTTCCTTACCGCTTGCCGAGCTATCCATACGACGGCTTGGCTCTTCATGACTGGCTTCGCGAACTGTATCAGCCAGGACAGATCGTCGATACCTTCCAGTTACTATGTCAGTTGAACACACGCATTTTTGAATCGCTGACTTACATGTCCCGCGACACCATGGGAGTTCAGTTACCGCATCAAACACTGGCACTCGGCAGCGGATCCTGCCGCGACTACGCAGTGCTGATGATGGAAGCAGTGCGTTACTGGGGTTTCGCGTCTAGATTCGTGACTGGCTACATCCAGATGGAAGCCGGGCAACATGGGGCAACCCATGCTTGGACCGAAGTATATCTGCCAGGATCAGGTTGGCGTGGTTTTGATCCCACCAATAATAAGTTGGCCAGTGCAGAACACATCTCGGTGGCAGTTGCTCGCGAACAAGAAAAAGCGGCACCTCTCTCCGGCAGTTGGGAAGGGCCAAGCCACGCCTATCAAGGAATCGAGGTGTCTGTCCAGGTGGTCGCCGTTTAG
- a CDS encoding SLC13 family permease codes for MTFELLVVLALLISAIAMFAVNKPRMDAVALIMLVALPLTGIITVNESLAGFSDANIVLIAALFVIGDGLVRTGVARSIGDWLSKKAGSSEVRLILMLMLVVCALGAFMSSTAITAIFIPVVLRISQGTGCSPGRLMMPLSTAALISGMMTLIATAPNLVVSGELERHGLDGFHFFAFTPFGIPILFAGIGYMLFARRWLGSSESETQQQSGPNLAKWVEEYRLAEAEHRVSISAASPLVGKTIESIRSAEDTGAKIIAIERGKTLIQPTNKTLLEVGDILFIDLRADATVVEELCTRYAVDRLPLTGGYFSDRSQEIGMAEVLLPATSELVGKSLVEAHFHDEYDLRVIGLRRGRQEHVGNLKDEEMKVGDVLLVIGPWRAIRNLQSHGGDLVLYNVPVEIEEVLPAPGKAIPAVVCLVLVVGLMVSGLVPNVLAALAGCLLMGAFGIIDLNSAYRSIDWKTLVLIVGMLPFSIALQRTGGVDLLADGLMAVIGGLGWRTVLACIFAITAILGMFISNTATAVLMAPVALALAKDFDASPYPFAMIVALAASSAFMTPVSSPVNTLVVTPGNYSFGDFVRIGVPFTVIVMLISIVLVPILFPF; via the coding sequence ATGACATTCGAATTGCTTGTCGTATTGGCGTTGCTCATTTCGGCGATTGCTATGTTCGCCGTCAACAAACCGCGCATGGATGCGGTAGCGTTGATCATGCTTGTCGCCTTGCCGTTGACTGGGATTATTACCGTCAACGAATCTTTAGCAGGATTCAGCGACGCAAATATCGTCTTGATTGCCGCGTTGTTTGTGATCGGCGATGGATTGGTAAGAACCGGCGTCGCCAGATCTATCGGGGATTGGCTGTCGAAAAAGGCGGGGAGCAGCGAAGTTCGCCTGATCTTGATGTTGATGTTGGTTGTCTGTGCACTTGGTGCCTTCATGAGTTCGACGGCCATCACGGCCATCTTTATTCCCGTTGTGCTGCGGATTTCACAAGGCACAGGCTGCTCTCCCGGACGGTTGATGATGCCACTGAGTACGGCAGCGTTGATCAGCGGCATGATGACGTTAATCGCTACGGCACCGAATCTGGTTGTCAGCGGTGAGTTGGAACGTCATGGTCTTGATGGTTTTCACTTTTTCGCATTCACCCCGTTTGGGATTCCGATCCTGTTCGCCGGTATCGGCTATATGTTGTTCGCGCGACGCTGGCTCGGTTCGAGCGAGTCGGAAACGCAGCAGCAAAGCGGGCCGAATCTCGCGAAGTGGGTGGAGGAGTATCGCCTGGCAGAAGCCGAGCATCGCGTTTCAATTTCTGCTGCTTCACCACTTGTGGGAAAGACGATCGAGAGTATTCGTTCGGCGGAGGACACCGGTGCCAAGATTATCGCGATTGAACGGGGCAAAACGCTCATCCAGCCAACCAATAAGACGCTGTTGGAAGTCGGTGATATCCTGTTCATCGATTTGCGGGCCGACGCGACCGTTGTCGAAGAGCTTTGTACGCGATATGCCGTCGACAGACTGCCATTGACTGGCGGTTACTTTTCCGATCGTTCGCAAGAGATCGGTATGGCCGAAGTATTGTTACCGGCGACATCGGAGTTGGTAGGCAAATCGTTAGTCGAAGCCCACTTCCATGATGAATACGACTTGCGCGTGATTGGGCTTCGTCGAGGTCGTCAGGAACATGTCGGCAATCTAAAAGACGAGGAGATGAAGGTCGGTGATGTGTTGTTGGTAATTGGACCGTGGCGGGCCATTCGCAACTTGCAGTCGCACGGTGGTGACCTGGTTTTGTACAACGTGCCGGTTGAAATTGAAGAAGTACTTCCAGCCCCAGGCAAAGCAATCCCAGCAGTCGTCTGTCTGGTGTTGGTTGTGGGATTGATGGTTAGTGGTTTGGTGCCCAACGTCCTCGCCGCACTCGCAGGTTGCCTGTTGATGGGTGCCTTCGGGATCATCGATCTGAACAGCGCCTATCGTTCCATCGACTGGAAGACGTTGGTGCTGATTGTGGGTATGTTGCCGTTTTCCATCGCTCTTCAGCGCACTGGGGGAGTGGACCTGCTTGCCGACGGATTGATGGCGGTCATCGGTGGCCTTGGTTGGCGTACCGTGCTGGCCTGCATTTTTGCAATCACGGCAATCCTGGGCATGTTCATTTCCAATACGGCAACGGCGGTGTTGATGGCCCCGGTCGCGTTGGCACTTGCCAAAGACTTCGACGCATCGCCCTACCCATTTGCCATGATTGTTGCTTTGGCTGCGTCATCCGCATTCATGACGCCAGTTTCTTCGCCGGTGAACACTCTCGTGGTAACTCCGGGCAATTATTCGTTCGGTGATTTCGTCCGAATCGGCGTTCCGTTTACGGTGATCGTCATGTTGATCAGCATCGTTTTGGTGCCAATTCTCTTTCCCTTTTAA
- a CDS encoding HdeD family acid-resistance protein, with amino-acid sequence MQTETTPTKEPQDLQGNWVWFLVLGIGMVVMGLFAISWACLATVTVAATWLFGFVILASGISIVVHSFSTGRWSGMLLHLLIGIMYMVAGFIIIEQPMEAAINLTLVIAIILIMSGIFRMVFAMSERFTGWPWVLLNGGITLMMGMLIYKQWPASGLWVIGLFLGIDLIFNGWAWIMLSFGIRSLPKQQPS; translated from the coding sequence ATGCAGACCGAAACGACGCCCACGAAAGAACCTCAAGATCTGCAGGGTAATTGGGTTTGGTTTTTAGTCCTTGGGATCGGCATGGTCGTCATGGGCTTATTCGCGATCAGTTGGGCGTGCTTGGCGACGGTTACCGTGGCGGCAACCTGGCTGTTTGGGTTTGTGATATTGGCCAGTGGCATCTCGATCGTTGTTCACTCGTTTTCCACCGGTCGCTGGAGCGGCATGTTGCTGCATCTCCTGATCGGGATCATGTACATGGTTGCCGGTTTCATCATTATCGAGCAGCCAATGGAAGCGGCTATTAACCTCACGCTTGTGATCGCAATTATTTTGATTATGAGCGGGATCTTTCGCATGGTGTTTGCGATGTCCGAGCGGTTTACCGGCTGGCCGTGGGTCTTGCTCAATGGCGGCATCACGCTGATGATGGGCATGCTGATTTATAAGCAGTGGCCAGCCTCCGGGCTGTGGGTAATCGGTCTGTTCCTTGGGATCGATCTAATCTTCAACGGATGGGCATGGATCATGTTGTCGTTCGGCATCCGATCACTACCTAAGCAGCAGCCATCCTAA